A window of Carassius gibelio isolate Cgi1373 ecotype wild population from Czech Republic chromosome A3, carGib1.2-hapl.c, whole genome shotgun sequence genomic DNA:
ttaaattaacagggacacggAACACATGATGAGGGAAAACTAAACACACCCATGAACTATTCAAACCAAATTCGGAAGAAACTGGGTTACAGGGGCAAAAAGACACAAAGTGTCCAGGGCTGTGTCACAAAGTTAATTTGCAACTGAAATTTACCTTGTCTTACAAGTGAGACTGTCATattttaagtgaaagtgacaggacatacagtcaagtatggtcacccatactcagagtgctctgcatttaacccatccaaagtgcacagcaGTGatcacacacaccgtgaacacacacctggagcagtattaaaaacagtattaatTACCGCATCtgctttttcactctctctgtgtCACGCATGTAACCTGCCCCAAAAAAATGGAATCacaattccttttgcattttaatttctgATGCCTGACACGGATACCTGTCAATCAGTGACAGGGGTGGGACTAAACCAGGGgtgtgtttgtattgggaggtgatgTCACACACAGACGGTTGTGCAGGAAGTACACAAAATTTGCTGTCAAGTCACAATTTGTTCATTATTCCCAGGAGCAGGTTCTGGACTGTTAAACTCGACTGCAGTTCATTAGTTTGCAGCAGTACTCTGAGTTTCTTCTGTCAGACTGAAAGAAGCTTTTGTTTCTCGGTTTGTTCTGCTTCAGTGACTCTAACAGTCCTTAATGATACTGACATTATGAGACTCTAAAACTGATAATGAGATGTTTTCTCACCTGAACTCTTGACAGTGTATGTGACTGAGGTCTTGACTTGATCTCTCTGAGTAACTTCACATCTCCACTCTCTGTTGTCATCTTCATTCAGGAGTGTTTTATTCAGAGAGATGATACAGTGATCTGATGAGGATGATATCTGATATCTGGAGTCTGATTTAACACCAGTCTGATTCACCCAGAACAGATGAATTCTCTCAGAACGGATCCAATCATCACAAGAGACTCGAGGATATGAATACAGCTGACAGAAGAGAGTCACAGAGAGACCTGAACTGATCTCAGTGTGTGAGGATGAGACTGAAACAcagaataacacacacatcacacactctaCAGTCATCAGGAGAGATTAAATCAAGAATTTACCCTTTTTAAATTGAGCACATAATCATAAATTACCATGAAGAACATGCAGATAAACACGAGCATCAGGTTCTTGTTTTTGGTCTTTCTTCTCACCAGTCCATTGTTGACAGATGTAAGATCCATAATCTTCTGTTGAGATGTTCctgatgttcagagagcagtcagacccCAGACTCAGTCTCTCATGACTCTCTGTGTCTTTCTTCTTTTTCCCTA
This region includes:
- the LOC127956009 gene encoding uncharacterized protein LOC127956009 is translated as MSDECHLCLLGLIFLSSLLSGISGVDYDHVFISSGEDVRLPCNNALHDCNSTTWLYNNRFSHSEAVELIGLGKKKKDTESHERLSLGSDCSLNIRNISTEDYGSYICQQWTGEKKDQKQEPDARVYLHVLHVSSSHTEISSGLSVTLFCQLYSYPRVSCDDWIRSERIHLFWVNQTGVKSDSRYQISSSSDHCIISLNKTLLNEDDNREWRCEVTQRDQVKTSVTYTVKSSVCPWIPSFAPSSSSSCQSRKVVLSRNIRDSSYC